ACAACTAAAGGCTCCTAGGGCCGCCAAAAAACGATTGGCCCTGGTTTGGTGGGCCAGGCGAAAGTTAGCCACGTTAACCGCGGCAAAAACCAGCAAAAACCCAAGGCTTCCCGCCACAGAGATGTTTTCAAGGTCAAAGGAAAGGGCCGCAATCAGCGTCAACGCGGCAAGTATCAAAAGCCCTTCATAAGCCCCTTTCCAGATCTTTTTGGCAAAGACACGGGGAAGCTCACCATATTTTGCAACCAAGTAGCTAATACGCGCGGTGCCGTAAAGAGTAGCATTAATGGCCGAGGCTGTGGAAACAAGGGCTGCAATCCCTATCAACACAAAGCCGAGCTTGCCAAGAAAGGGTTTGGCTGCCTCTGCCAGGACATAATCCTTGGCCTTGACGACTTCTTCAGGGTCGAGGTTTCCCACGGCTACTAATGCCACCAGGACGTAGACAAAAATCACAAAGGTAACCGCTGCGTAAAAGGCCTTGGGCAAGACCTTTTCCGGGTCATAGACATCTTGAGCCGTATTGGCAATGAGTTCAAAGCCTTCATAAGCCAAAAAGATAATAAGCCCACCGGTAAAAATGTGGAAAAAAGACGGATAAGTGGCTGGGGAAAGCCTTGAAGGATCAATGGTCATAAACCCCAGGGCGGCAAAAAATAAAAGAATAAAGACCTTAAAGGCCACCATGAGATCTTCGGCCTTACCTACGATATAAGCCCCTAAAAGATTAAGCCCGGTAAAAAATATGATTACGCCTGCGGTGAGTATTTTTTTAAGCACGGGATTTTCCACCCCGGCCAAAAGCACCGCCCCGTAGCTACCAAAAGCGTAAGAGTAAAGGGAAAGCATAATGATATAGCTAGCCAGAAGAAGGGTGTTTAGCCAGGCGGAAAAAAGCCCCGGCCCAAAGGCTCGTACTACAAATTCTATGGTGCCTCCTTCACTGGGGAAGCGCACCGACAATTTGGCATAAGAATAAGCAGTAATAAGGGCGATAAGTCCAGCGAGCAAAAAGGCAATAGGAGCGGCCCCTTTGGCCAAAAGCACGGTTAAGCCCAAGACCGCAAATATGCCACCACCAATCATGCCGCCTACACCAATGGAAAAGGCCTCAAGAAAACCTATCTTTTTCCCGTGCATCTTTTCCCCCTGCACCTGAACTGACATCACTTTGGTAAGAATCCTAAGTTGCAAAGTCAAGGAAGGTCTTTAATTCGTTTTTTTAGAATACAGGGCCTTTAGGGCTTGCCAGAGGCGGTTTTCCACCAAGGGGTTGGGCATGGTAGGTCTTGCGACCTCTACGTGGTAGGGGATTTTATGGAGGTCAAGAAACCTCTCAAAGGCCTTGGCCATTCCAGCAGACCTGCTAACACCTGCATCACAGGAGAAGATAAACTCAGTGCACCCTTTGTTTAGAGCCTCAAGCAGGGTCTCAGCGGCAAGCTCAGCCATAAGTTCGTCAAATACCGTAAGGCCAAAGTTTAGCGCATCTCTTTCACTGCGGGCATCGTCAAACTGTAAAAAGAGATAGAATTCGGGCTTTACTAAATAGGCAGGCTCAGGGAGCCTTTCTTTGTAAGCGGCAAGCCAGCAGGCCCTTTTCTCAGCAAAACCCCCAAGCCTTCCTATGGCCTCTCGATGCGCACAGACAATGAGCTTTTTAACTTCCATTTTGCTTAATTCCTGTGAATTGTCTTTCAAAAATAACATGGTCTTGTTGAGCAAAATAGATTTGACGACTACATTCTCTAAGCAAAGTTAAGACCACCTTGAAATTTCTCTTGGACAAAGGAGAAAAAATGCTTAAAAACATCGCAGGCAAAACTTTATTGCTTATTTTGTTAATCTCTCTCTCAAGTTTTCCTTTATACGCCTCTCAAGAAAAAGAAGGCCTAAAGGACCTAGCCCGTGTGAAAGTTAAGGCAAGTTTTAACATAAAAGCCGGGGAAATTACGGGAAAAGCTGTTATAGCGCTTCCTTCACAAAAAGCTACTTTGATAAATGTTTCCGGACTAAACGTAAAAAAGATAAGCCTTTCGGGGAAGACTATTAAACCAGCGCTTGAAAATGGCCACTTCCGGGTATTTAGCACCAAAGCCAAGCAGATTTTAGAAATTTCTTTTTCGGCAAGATTTGTAAGTCTTCCCAATATAATTTCTCCCAAGGCCATATTGCTCACCGGGAACTGGTTCCCTTCGGTAGAGGGCCTTGCTTATTATGATCTGCATGTATTTTTGCCTAAAAATTTTAAGGCCATAGCCCCTGCAGACCAAATAAGAGTTAAACACAAAAAAGAAGCATACTATCATTTTATCTTTGAGCATCCCCAGGAGGCCCCTCCCTTGGTGGCGGCACCTTTTCACCTTTACGAAGAAAAAAGCGGCAACATAACTTATGCCGTTTATCTCCTCAAAAAAGACGAAAAGCTTGCTCAAGCTTACCTAAAAAAATCACAAGAGGTAATCAAGGAATACCAAAAACTGCTTGGCCCGTATCCTTACCAGCGTTTTGCAGTGGTGGAAAACTATTATCAAACAGGCTACGCCTACCCTACTTTTACC
The DNA window shown above is from Thermodesulfatator atlanticus DSM 21156 and carries:
- a CDS encoding APC family permease, yielding MHGKKIGFLEAFSIGVGGMIGGGIFAVLGLTVLLAKGAAPIAFLLAGLIALITAYSYAKLSVRFPSEGGTIEFVVRAFGPGLFSAWLNTLLLASYIIMLSLYSYAFGSYGAVLLAGVENPVLKKILTAGVIIFFTGLNLLGAYIVGKAEDLMVAFKVFILLFFAALGFMTIDPSRLSPATYPSFFHIFTGGLIIFLAYEGFELIANTAQDVYDPEKVLPKAFYAAVTFVIFVYVLVALVAVGNLDPEEVVKAKDYVLAEAAKPFLGKLGFVLIGIAALVSTASAINATLYGTARISYLVAKYGELPRVFAKKIWKGAYEGLLILAALTLIAALSFDLENISVAGSLGFLLVFAAVNVANFRLAHQTRANRFLAALGAFSCLVSAAVLVWHNLKTNPQSLYSSAWVVGGTCVFELFYRLITKRRLSSFLDWRLREKEEFLDQFERHLARITQAILREFREAEVFLMDELAEGRREVASKLHLSVVVPEAPPKHLQPKSEEKIRKQSGISPHHPVKISFVAKEEAKKYLERRPHKKIA